The stretch of DNA CCACACCAgatagtgaaccttttgtttcaGACTTGCTTTGGCTGGTATCCCTCCCCCTAGCAGTATGCTAACACGTACAGTGAAGCCACACCCTTTTTCAACCATTTTAATGACATATTGACTGCATCTGCACCTGAAGAATAGGTGATCATGTGTCTCAGTTTCATTGTTGCACATGGTACATCTGTCATCAGTACGAAAGCCAATTTTAAAGAGCTTGTCTTTCACATTCAGAGCATTGTTCATAATAATCCAACAATAAGAGCATGTTTGAGGTTCCAGTTGTTCTAAACCATATTAGCCCAGTACTGCTTAAGCTTGTATGTCCTAAGCCATTCATAACCACTTCTTATGGAATAACCTCTAGCATCAGCTATCCATTGATCATCTATGTATCCATGCTTCAGCAATTTCTTTTCCTTGCAGATATTTTTCCAAGACCAGGTAACATCAGCAGGAGGGGAATAGTTGTGCCAGTTCTTACCTTTGATGTAGATTTGATTCACCCATCTTATCGACAGTCTATCAGCTTTCCCATATATCCAGTCCACTAATTTTGCAATTGTAGCATAGTTCCATATCTTAGCCCCCTTAATTCCCAAGCCCCCTTCCTCCTTAGGTAGTGTAACTTTATCCCACGCAATGAGAAGGACTCTGTGATATTCTGTATTACCATCCCAGAGGTAGTTCCTACAGATTGCCTCAACCCTGTTAATGACACTTTTAGGAATGATGAAGATGCTTGCCCAATAGTAGTATAGAGTATTAACAACAGAGTTAATTAAGTCCACACTGCCTGCATATGAGAGCTTCCTAGCTGCAAGACTTCTAATCCTGTTAACCTATTTTCCAGTCAGAATATTACATTCAGTTTTAGTCAGTCTTCCTGCCTGAATTGGAACACCAAGATACCTGAAAGGCATGGAGCCTTACATTAATCTTGTAGCCTGATGGGTATCATCTTTCAATTGCTGCCCTACTCCGTTATAGAATACCTCTGATTTGGATGTGTTGATTTGGAGTCCTGAAGCATTGGAGAATGAGGAAAAAGCCCTAATTAGAAGCATAATGGATTGAGCATTTCGTTTGCAAAATATGAGGAAGTCATCTTCAAACATTAGGTTGTTCAACCTTGTGGCCTTACACAAAGGATTGAATTAAACTGACCATCTGGTAGTAATATAATTCATCATCCTGGTTAAGTAAATGAGG from Silene latifolia isolate original U9 population chromosome 10, ASM4854445v1, whole genome shotgun sequence encodes:
- the LOC141607714 gene encoding uncharacterized protein LOC141607714 gives rise to the protein MFEDDFLIFCKRNAQSIMLLIRAFSSFSNASGLQINTSKSEVNRIRSLAARKLSYAGSVDLINSVVNTLYYYWASIFIIPKSVINRVEAICRNYLWDGNTEYHRVLLIAWDKVTLPKEEGGLGIKGAKIWNYATIAKLVDWIYGKADRLSIRWVNQIYIKGKNWHNYSPPADVTWSWKNICKEKKLLKHGYIDDQWIADARGYSIRSGYEWLRTYKLKQYWANMV